TTGAGAGTAGCCTGAAGGACGGAATGCGGAAACGTCTGCCGACTGTAAGTAATGCGTATCGGAAGACTGGGACTGCACTTGCGGTTCTGGCGGCGGTGCTCTGTGGACCGCTTTCACTTCGTGACGCCAATGCCTTCAAGATTTTCGGCATGTCCTTCTTCGAGAATGACGAGGAACCGAACGAAGTCATCGATCCCGTCAACTATTCACTCGATCTCGAAACGGGCACGGCCGACGACGATCTGAAGGAATCGCTGGAAAACGCATCCCGCCTGTTCCAGGAAAAGGACCAGCCCGTCTCCGGCAATCTCGGCCTTGTCATCCGGGCGCGCGACGATCGCGACCGACTGCTTGCGGCGCTTTACGAGAATGCTCGTTACGGCGGTGTTATATCGATCACCGTCAACGGGCAGGATATCGACTCGCTGCCGCCGGACCCGGTTTTCCCGGCCGGTGCGCCCGTGCCTGTTGCGATCTCAGTTACCCCCGGCCCGGTCTTTACGATCGGCAAGGTGACGCTTGAAGGCGACGCATCCGGCAAGAACCCGGCCGATTATGATCTCGTAGCGGGCGCGCAAGCCAATTCCACACTGATCATCAAGGCTGGCGAGCAGGTCGTCGAAGACCTGAAGGAAGAAGGCCGGCCTCTGGCAAAGCTCACCAATCGTGCCGCTGTTGCGGATCACAAAACCAACACGGTCGATGTCGACATCGCTGCCGAGGGCGGACCGGTCGCGCCTTTCGGCACTGTGACGGTTACGGGCACCAAGACAGTCGATCCGCAATTCGTCGCCCGCTATTCGCGCCTCGATACCGGCCGCCGCTATTCACCAGAGGAAATCCGCAAGGCCAACGAGCGCCTGCGGGCTCTTGGTGTTTTTGCCAGCATCACCATCAAGGAGCCAACCGCTCTGGCGCCGGATGGTTCGTTGCCCCTGACTATCGAGGTCTCCGAAGGCAAGCACCGTTATTTCGGCGGCGGAGTCCAATATTCAACGACGGACGGTTTCGGCGTCCAGGGCTATTGGGGCCACCGAAACCTGTTCGGCCAGGCCGAATCGCTGAAATTCGAAGGCTCCGTGAACCGGATCGGCGAAAATGACATCAGCTCGCTGGACTACAATGCCGGCCTGATCTTCGCCAAACCCGGCGCCTTTGGCCCGGCTTCGACTTTCAATGCCAGCCTCAAGGCGTCGCTCCTTGATCCGGACGCCTACAAGGCGACGATCTTTACCGGCGCAGCAGGCGTAACCTACGAACTTTCCGATACCGATACCATCTCCGGTGGCGGCGAACTGAGCTGGGCGAATGTCGACGATGCCTTTGGCAAGAACGAATATCTGACCGCGGCGCTGCCCTTCGAATATGTGCGCGACACCCGCGACAACAAGCTCAACCCGACCGAAGGCTATCGCGGCTCGATCAACGCCAAGCCAAGCTATGAAATCGACGGCCAGACCTTCTTCTCGTCCTTCGAAGGCTCGATCGCCGGCTACTACGGTCTCGGCGAGGAAAACGGTTTCGTGCTGGCCGGCCGCCTCAATGCCGGCGTCATCGTCGGCGGCGACGGCCTTGTCGACATTCCGGCCAACCGGCGCTTCTACCTCGGCGGCGGCGGCACCGTGCGCGGCTATTCCTACCAGGAAATCAGTCCGCGAAATGATGACGACGAACTGCTCGGCGGCCGCTCCTATGTAAACGCGACGATCGAGGCACGCATCGGCATAACCGATACGATCGGGCTCGTGCCTTTCGTCGATGTCGGTACGGTCTCGGCCAAGACCGCGCCTGATTTCTCGGATATCAAAGCCGGAGCCGGTGTCGGCCTCAGATACCTGACGCCTTTCGGACCGATCCGTCTCGACGTCGCCGTGCCACTCAATCCCTATCCGGGCGGCACAAGCTACGGAATCTATGCGGGCATCGGCCAATCCTTCTGAGGGCGATCCCTCTGAAGGTAAGCCGTCCCAAGCCCGCCCGGCGCGAGCGCGCGCCAACCAAATCCTTGACGCGGAAGCAATTTCGCCGCGACACAACTTGCGTTATGGGTAGAGCATGAATCGTCTGGTCCGCATCCTCAAAGCCGCTTTACGCTGGTTTGCCTATGTCATCGGCGTCGCTGTCGTCGCAGTTGTGCTCGTTTTCCTGTTTGCCGGCTTCACCGCACCTGGCGCCCGCATGGTCGCGACGCTGATCGAGAAATATGCCTCTACCCCTGACCAGATCGTCCGCATCACCGACCCGAGCGCGCTGCTGACTGGCGATTTCACCGCTTCGACCGTCACCCTCTTCGACAGCAAGGGCGTCTATGCCGAAATCCGCGACGTCGCCATCGACTGGTCGCCGACGGCCCTGTTTTCGTCCCGTTTCGACGCCCAGTTGATCAAGGCCGGCTCGGCGCGGCTGGAGCGTCTGCCGATTCCATCACAGGAAACCAAGGAAGTCCGCTCGACCTTTGCGCTTCCACTCGATGTCAAGATCGCCGCACTCGACCTGCCGGAGATCGTCACTGGCAAGGAGATTGCGGGGACCGACCAGTTCCTCAGCCTCACCGGCAATCTCGATGCCACCAATACCAGCATTGCAACGTCCCTTGCCGTAGCGCAGCGCGACCAGCCGGACGCAAAAGCCATCGCCGATATCGTTTTCAATCCCTCCGCCAATACGCTGAAGCTCGACGCGACGGTCAACGATATCAGCGGCGGACTGCTTTCTCGGGCATTGGAGCTGCCGGGCACACCCGCCGTGCAGATCGCCGTCAAGGGCGAAGGCCCGCTTTCCGACTGGGCCGGCAAGGCAACTGCCTCGCTCGACGGCACACAGATTCTGGACCTGAATGCACGTCATATTGCCGGGGCGGACGGTAGCCGCAACGTGGCCCTGACCGGTGGCGGCACCTTCGCCTCGCTGCTGCCGGAAAACCTGCGTCCGCTCTTCGAGGGCAATACCGACATCGACCTTGCCGCAGTGCTTTATGGTGGCACCCGCATCAGCATCGAACGCGGCACGCTCTCGAGCGGCGCGCTCGATATCGCCGCCTCCGGCACTTATGACACTGCCGGCAAGAATGACCTGCAGGCAACGCTATCCGGAAAGAATGGTCCGGTTGAGCTCACCATCGCCGGCCGGCAAGGCGACACGAAACTCGCGGTCAATTCGGCGATGCTTTCACTGGATGGCCAGGCGGACGCCGCAAAGCTGCAATTGTCCGCCAACCTGGCGAAAGCAACGCTTCCACAGGGCGAAATCGACGCTATTTCGCTCAAGGCCCGGAGCGACAGCTTCGACCTCGCGGGTCGTAACGGCCCGCTTCAGGCCCATGTCGAGACCGGCGCCATCCGTCTTGGCGATCCCAACCTCGCCCGCCTCGTCAAGGGACCGGCAAAGATTGATGCCACGCTCTCGGTCACCCCCGAAAGCATCGGCTTCAACCCCGTCACGCTGGAAAGCGCCAGCGTCGGCGGCACGCTCAGCGGCGCCTACAATCTGGCCACCGGCGCGCTTGAGACGGATTTCAAGCTCTTTGCCCTGCCCGACACGCTGCCGCCGGCAATTGCTGCCAAGGTCGACACCACGATCGCCGCAACCGGCAAGCTGCAACTGGCTGAAGGGGGGGCGGTTTCCGTCAGCAATCTCGCCGTCAAATCCGGCACACTGGAACTTGCCGGCAATGCTACGCTCGAGGCCGGCAACCTGACCGCCGCCATCACGGGCACCCTTCCCGATCTCGGCAAGCTGCTTGCCGACGCAAGCGGCACCGCCGCCTTCAAGATTGATACATCAGGTGCGATCGCGACCCTCGGCATCAAGGCCGAAATTACCTCTGATGGCGCGACCCTTGCCGGCCGTACCTTGAGCAACCTCGTTGTCACCGCCAATGGCACGGCCAATCCAAGCAGCCCGCTTGCTGACATCACCGCGACCGGCGCGATCGACGGGCAGACTATTGACGTCAAGGCGAACCTCGCCTCCGATAACAACAACATCACCATCCCGACGATGGAAGCGACGATCGGCAACAACAAGCTCAACGGCTCGCTGTCGTTAACGCCCGATTTCCAGCCGAACGGACAGCTCACCTTCAACCTTCCCGACCTCGCTCTGCTTGCGGCCATGGCCGGCCAGAAGGCGACGGGCGATCTGGCCGGCTCGGTCGCTATCGAAAGCAGCAACGGCAAAACCTCCGCCACCATCAGGGCGAACGGCTCCGGTATCGAGCGCGACGGGTTGAAAGTCGTCAAGCCGGTTGCCGATATCTCGATTGCAGACCTCAAGGCGCTGGCCATAACCGGCACAGTTTCGGCAGACGAGATCGTTCAGGGCGAAAACCGACTTACGGCATTGAAGCTCGGTTTTGCGCAACAGGCCGGCAAAACCGACTTCACCCTTAACGGCAGCTATGACGAAACGCCACTTTCGGCATCCGGCGCACTCTCAAGCAGCCAGGGCCGCGCCGAAATTGCGCTGCAGTCGCTCACCGCGACGCTGAAGGGTATACCGATCACTCTCCCCGCATCGACAGCGGTGGCTTTCGAGAACGGCGCCGTTCAGCTCAAGGATCTCGCAATCGCCACCAAGGGCGGCACACTGACCGTCAACGGCACCGCCGGCCAGTCGCTCGATCTGACCGCAACCCTTGTTGGCACCCCACAGGTCGAATTCACGATCCCGCAGGAAGGCGGCGAAATCCGCACCCTGATCAACGGCGCGACCGCGACACTCAAGGGCCCACTCGATGCGCTCGCCATCGATGCCACCGCCGACGTTGCGAGCCTCTCCTTGCCGCAGGGCGAAATCGGCTCCGTCACCCTAAAAGCCCATAGCGACGCCTTCAATGTTTCTGCGCAGAGCGGTGTGATCACCACCCGCATCGATGTTGGAACGGCACGGTTTGCCGATGCCAATATCGACCGGGTTGTCAAGGCACCCATCGCCATCGACACCCGCCTGAACATCGCCAACCGTGTCATCGCCTTCGAGCCCGTCACAATCGACGGCACCAATCTCGATGGCGCATTGAATGGGCGGTTTGCGCTCGATGGCAACATGCTCTCGACCACCTTCTCGCTGGAGGCGCTTCCCGGCGCCCTGCCACCGGCAGCCGCAGCCAAGTTCGATGCGCCCATCGCCATCACGGGCCGGCTCGCGACCGGGCAGGACGGCGCGGTCGACGTCAGCAACCTTCAGGTCAAGTCGACGACCGTCGAAGCGGCCGGTTCGGTTTCTTTGAAATCCGGCCAGCTTCAGGCAGCATTGGCTGGCGAAGTGCCGAACCTGGGCAAGGTTCTTGCCGATGCCTCCGGTGTCGCACGCTTCAAGATCGACGCGACCGGTCCGCTTGAAACGCCGACCATCAAGGCCGAAATCACATCGAGCGGCGCAACCATGGCCGGCCGCACCCTAAGCGATCTGGTAGCAAGCATCGATGCAACCGCCAATCCCGACAGCCCACAGGCGAAGATCAGCGCGACAGGCGCGATCAGCGGCCAGGCGATCAACGTGAAGGCAGATCTCGTTTCCAAGGACGGCCGCACGAGCATCCCGACACTCGAAGCCCGCATCGGCGACAACACGCTGACCGGCTCGGTCAATTTCACCCAGGACCTTAAACCCAACGGTTCCGTCACCTTCAACTTCCCGGATGTCGCCCTGCTGGCGGCCATGGCCGGCGAGAAGGCGAGTGGCGACATCGCCGGCTCAGCGACAATCCAAACCACGGACGGCAAGACCTCCATCGCCCTCAAAGCGAGCGGCAGCGGCATCAAGCGCGGTGACCTCGTGATTTCGAAGCCTGCCGCCGATATCACCATCGCCGATCTTTCGGCCCTGGCGATCCACGGCAATCTCTCCGTCGAAGCCTTCTCCCAAGGGGTCAACCGCCTCACCGGCCTGAAGCTTGATTTCGACCAGCAGGGACCGAAGACCAATGTCAGCCTGGACGGCAACTACGACGGTGCGCCACTCAGCCTGCGCGGCGACGTCCTCAGCGCGGCCGGCAAGACGACCGTCAATCTCGCCTCGTTCTCGGCTGCTCCACGCAAGATCCCGGTCAGGCTGGCGAAGCCGACGACCATCACGGTTCAAAACAGCGCCGTAACACTGGACACACTGACCATTGGCGCGTCCGGCGGCACGGTGACGGTCAATGGAACGGCTGGTGACAAGCTCGGCCTCGACATCAAGATCGCCGCGCTGCCGGCAGCGCTCATCAACACCTTCGTCCCGTCGCTCGGCGCGGAAGGCGCGATCAGCGGTACTGTCGGTGTCAAGGGAACCACGGCTGCCCCAGCCGTCTCCTATGACCTCGACTGGAACAATGCCAATGTCGCCCAGGCCCGCAGCGCCGGAGTCGGTGCCTTGAATATCAAGGCCAACGGCCAGTTCGCCAACAACACCGTCGATGTCCGAACAACGATGTCGGGCGCGGGCGGACTTTCCTTCCGCGGTGGCGGCAAGGTCGGTATCGCGGGCAACCGCGCGATCTCGATGAAATTCGATGGCGACCTGCCCTTCTCGCTGCTCTCGGCCATCCTCTCGCAACAGGGCTTCACACTGACCGGCAACGCCAAAGTCGATGTCGCCATCGCCGGTACGGCAAGCGCCCCGCTCGTCACCGGCACGATCACGACTTCCGGCGCGCGTTTCGTCGATGTGCGTCGTAACCTCGCGATCACCAACCTTGCGGCGAATGTCGCGCTCGATGGCCGCCAGGCCCGCATCAACGAACTCGGTGGCCGCCTTGCCAGTGGCGGCAATGTATCGGCAACCGGCACAGTCGGCATCCAGCCCGGCTCCGGCTTCCCGGCGGATCTTTCCATCCGCCTCGACAACGCCAATTATATCGACGGCACTCTGCTCACTGCCCATATCGACGGCACCGTCACGATCAAGGGTTCGCTCATTGCCTCGCCGGTTGTCGGCGGCAAGGTGACGATCACCAAGGCGGCGATCACCATTCCGGAAAAACTGCCGCCATCGCTTTCGGAAATCGACATCAAGCATCGGCATGCGCCAGCGGATGTCCGCCGTATGCAGGCCGACCTCACCAAGGACACGGGCGGCGGCGGCAAGAGCAGCGGCATCAATTTCGATCTCATCGTCAGCGCACCGAATCACCTGTTCATCCGCGGCCGCGGCATAGATGCCGAACTGGGCGGCGATCTGACGATTCGCGGCACGGCCTCTCAGCCGGTCGTTGCCGGCGGGTTCGAAATGCGCCGCGGACGGCTCGAAATTCTCGGCAAACGCCTGACATTCACCGACGGCAACATCACTTTCGGCGGCGATCTCGTTCCGGCACTCGATCTCGATGCCACCTCTTCAGCAGGATCCACGACGATCACCGTCAATGTCGGCGGCCTTGCCAACAATCCGACCGTGACCTTCGCGTCGTCGCCCGCTTTGCCGCAGGACGAAATCCTGGCGCAGCTGATCTTCAACCGTTCCCTGTCGAACCTCTCGGCCTTTCAGATCGCCCAGCTCGCCAGCGCCGTCGCCGAGCTTGCCGGCGGCCGGTCAAACTCGCTGCTGAGTGGGCTGCGCAACAAGCTCGGGGTCGATGACCTGGACATTTCCACCGACGCCAGCGGCGGCGCACAGGTTACAGCCGGCAAATACCTGAATGATCGGACCTATCTCGAACTGCAGTCCGGCTCGGAAGCCGGCGGCGGCAAAGCGATCATCAATCTCGACGTCGGCCGCGGCGTGAAGCTGCGTGGCGAAGCCGGTGCCGAAGGAACCGGCGGAGGGATTTTCTATGAGAAGGAATACTAAGCGAAGGGTGCTGTTGCGCGTTTCACCGCTGGACGAAATTTCCCCCTTCGGCGATGATCTTGCCCAACAAGCCTCTCATTGAGCGTAAGGTTCCGATATGAGCGATGTCGTCATCCTGACTGTGCCTGTTTTCAGCATGCTCGGCAATGCCGGGCTCAACCTGCGTCGCGAAGTCTTCGTGCGGGAGCAACATGTGCCTGCTGATGAAGAGTTCGATGCCGACGACCTCACAGCTATCCATTTCATCGCCATCAAGGACGGCGAGGTTTGCGGGGTGCTCCGGTTCATCACAAAACCCGAACATGTCAAAATTGGCCGGGTAGTGGTGCGTCAGGACTATCGCGGTGAAGGCATCGCAAAGGTCATGATGAAGGCAGCCATGGAGACCGTGATTGCCCAGAACGACAGGCGCTTTCATCTCGACGCACAGGTCGACAAGGTCGGTTTCTACGAAAAATTTGGTTTCGCAGCCTATGGGCCGGAATTCATGGACGGGGGTATGCCCCACCGCGCCATGAAAACCTACTGAACAGTAGAACCCTTCGTCTATTTGACCGTGCACACCCCGTTCGCACCGTGCTTGCCGGTGTAGGAAACTGCCGCCGTTCCATCCGGATTGATGCTGAGCGAAACCGTGACGCCGGCGCCGTGGGCTTCATAATAGTTCTCGTTGAAGACCTTCAGCTTGGCTTCCTTGCCATTGAGATAGATCGGTCCACCCTGATCGGCATGAACCTCGATATTGCCGGGGCAGATCGCATTAACGAGAGGAATGGCGGCAGCGGCAGGCGTCGCCAGGAAGGCGGCAAATACAAGCGTCGAAACCATGGCGCGGGTCATCAAGCAATCTCCTGGTTGGATCAGTCCGTGCCCGCGGCAGGATGGTGATCATCTGCCCCTGAAGTCAACGCGAAACTTTTGATTGCGTCGCCTTAGACAATTGATGTCGAAATCCTACTGGTCTTCAGGAGAATGTTGGTCCCCGTCAGGTTAATGCCATCGAATCATAACCCCGCCATTGCCTGCGAGCATCTTTTTAACGATTTTGCTTCTATAATGGCCCTACGGCGCAAACGATCTCCCCGATCGTGCATGACGCATCTGCGCCCGGACCGGATGTAGCCGGAAATCAAACATTCGAACGACGCTCTGCGCATCGCGCCCATAGGAGGTGCTGCGCAATGAGCGTCGGGAACGCTACAACGGGAAGGGACCGAAGATGACGAATGCACTTAAGATGGCCGGCTTCGACGGCGAAACGCTCGAGATCATCGCGTTCCGCCTGCACGATCAGGAATTCTGCGTCAAGACGACGACGATCCGCGAAATCCGCGGCTGGGCACCGTCCACGCCGATCCCGCATTCGCCGCCGGAAGTCATCGGCGTCATGAACCTGCGCGGCACGGTCATCCCGATCATCGATCTCGCCCACAAGCTCGGCATGAAGAGCACAGCCGCCAACGAGCGCAGCGCCATCGTCGTCGCCGAAGTCCACAACATGGTCATCGGCCTCGTCGTCGACCGCGTGTCGGACATCCTGACGATCCAGGGCAGTCAAGTACAGCCGGTTCCTGAAATCACCACATCCTTCGACAAGAGCTATGCGGAAGGCATCATCGCCAACGAGACCGGCATGATCTGCTTCCTCAACCTTGCGCGCATGTTCAAGGAACGCGAGATGGACGACATGGCCGCCTGATCGGCGCCGGTCTTTTCCGAGGAACTCAGGGGGCGGCCGCAAGGCCGCTCTTTTCGTTTCAGGCGAGCGCCGCATCCTCGCCAACGAAGAAGCGGCGGCGGTATTCGCCCGGTGACAGGCCGAGGATCTTGCGAAAGATCTTGCGAAAGGCGCCAGGGTCCTCGTAGCCGATCTGCCATGCGATCTGCTCCACCTTGATGCTGGAAATCTCGAGCAGCTCCCGCGCCTTGGCGATCCGGAGCTGCTGGCAATATTCCGTCGGGTTCATGCCGGTCGCCTTGTGGAAGCGGCGCAGGAAGGTACGCTCTCCAAGCCCGGCGCGATCCGCCATCATCTCTATGGTGATCTTTTCGGTGTGACGGGCCTGCAGCCAGTGCTGGATCTTCAGGATCGCATCGTCGCCGTGGTGCAGCTTCGGCGCAAACGTGCTGTAGAAGGTCTGCTCGCGGCCCGCCGGATCGACCAGCATGAAACGCGCCGTGGCAAGCTGGATGCTGGGGCTCATGAAGCGGGCGACGAGTTTCAGGCCCAGATCGATCCAGGCCATCATCGCGCCGGCGGTGATGATGTCGCCGTCATCGATGATCAGCTTCGTCACATCGACCTTGATGCCGGGAAACTTGCCCGAGATCAGGTCGGAATGGGTCCAGTGGGTGGTCGCCGAGCGACCCTCGAGCAATCCCGATTCCGCCATCAGATAGGCGCCGCCGCAGATCGAGCAGATCGTCGTACCGGCTGAATGTTGCTGCCTGATCCAGCCGGGGAAGGCACCCATACGCTCGCCGACCGGCAGGTTGGTAAGGCTGGGCGGCAGGATCAGCGCGACGAGGCCAAGACTTGGGCCGGGGTGGCTGTCGAATACTTTCTCAACCGAGCCACCGTCGGCGGAGAGCTCCCAATGGCTGACGCGCATCTTCGACGGTGCGCGCCCGCCCTGCTCCTCGCTAATCAGATTGGCGACATGGAACAGATCCGTCAGCCCGTGGATCGCGGCCCGCTGGGCCTCGGGATAGATGACGATACCGATCTCTGCTGCTTCTCCCACCGCCATTTGTCACTTCCGTCGCGCTTAATGTCAGTTTCGCCAATCCCGAGTGTAGGCGTCACCACGTATAAAAACAACCAGACGAGCGGTTGGGACGACACACACCAAAACGGACCAACCATCAAGAGAAATCAAACAGATACAAAAGGGAACAGGACCATGAGAAACAGCACCGCAAACACCGTTTTTACCCGCCGCAACGTCCTCGTCGGCAGCGTCGGCGCAGCAACACTTGCCGGCTTTTCGGCCGGCACAACTCAGGCAGCAAACGCCACGAACACAAACGAAGGGAGCACGACAATGGCATCGAAGATCATTACCCGCGACGGCGTTGAAATCTACTACAAGGACTGGGGTCCGAAGGATGGCGCAGTCGTCGTGCTCAGCCATGGCTGGCCGCTGACGGCAGACAGCTGGGAGGCGCAGGCCTTCCACCTCGCCCAGAACGGTTTCCGTGTCATCACCCATGACCGCCGCGGCCACGGCCGCTCCTCCCAGCCCTGGGATGGCAACGACATGGATCACTATGCCGACGACCTTTCGGACCTGATCGAGCAGCTGGACCTCAAGGACATTTTCCTCGCCGGCTTCTCCACCGGCGGCGGCGAGATCAGCCGCTATATCGGCCGCCACGGCACGAGCCGGATCAAGAAGGCCGGCCTCATCTCCGCCGTACCGCCGCTGATGGTCAAGACCGACAAGAACCCCGGCGGCCTGCCGAAGGAAGTGTTCGACGGCATCCAGGCCGCAAGCCTCAAGGATCGCTCGCAGCTCTACAAGGACATCGCTTCGGGTCCGTTCTTCGGCTTTAATCGTCCCGGCGCCAAGGCCTCACAGGGCATGATCGACAGCTTCTGGCTGCAGGGCATGATGGGCGGTCACAAGAACACCTATGACTCGGTGGTCGCCTTCTCCCAGACGGACTTCACCGAAGACCTCAAGAAGTTCGACATCCCGACGATCATCATCCACGGCGACGACGACCAGATCGTGCCGATCGATGCCGCCGCCCGCGCCTCCAAGAAGCTGGTGCCGCACGCAGTCCTAAAAGTCTATACGGGCGCCCCGCACGGTATTACCGATACGCACAAGGACCAGCTGAACGCCGATCTGCTGGAATTCGCGAAGTCTTAAAGTGCTCCTCTCCGGCACCGCCCTCCCCGGTGCCGGAGCATCCTTTAACCCGATCGAACCAAGGAAGACCTGCCATGTCCCGCGCCGCCATTGCCACCGACCTCCTGATCAACCAAAACCGCCGCCAGTTCCTGGGCCTTGGCCTGTCGCTTGCCGCCCTCTCGGTTCTACCGAAAAGGCTCTTTGCCGCCGAGGCGCCAAACCTGAGACAGGGCGCTTTCGACATCACCGTGTTCAGCGACGGCTACATCAACCTGCCGGCCAGTATCGTCATGCCCGAAGCCAGCGAGGAGGAACGCGACGCGATCCTGAAGCGGCTGGGCGGCACGGTCGAGGCAGTACCGACACCATCCAACATTCCGCTGATCCGGACGGCCAAGGACCTGATCTTGATTGATGTCGGCGCAGGAGAGAATTTCCAGGCAAGCGCAGGCCTGCTGGAAGCGAACCTGAAGCTTGCCGGCATCGACCCGGCCGAGATCACCAAGGTCGTCTTCACCCACGCCCATCCAGACCATACCGGTGCGACGACGAAGAAGGACGGGACGCTGCGTTACCCAAATGCCGATTATATCGTCGGCGAGACCGAGTGGAATTTCTGGACAGACCCTGATTTTGAACAAAAGTATCCTCAGCCGCTGCATGCCTTCGCACTCGGCGCCAAACGTGATCTCTTTGCGGTCAAGGATCGGGTGAGGATGGTGAAGGCCGGCGACGACATCGTAACCGGTATCCGCGTACTCGATACGGCAGGCCATACGCCGGGCCATATCTCGCTTGAACTCGACGGGGGCGACGGCCTGGTCATCACGGCGGATGCCGCCACCAATGGTATCGTCTCCTTCGAACACCCAGCCTGGAAATTCGGCTTCGACACCGACCAGGAGCGGGCGATCAGGAACCGGGTGAAGCTGATGGACCGGGTTGCGGCGGAAAAGACAATGCTGATCGGCTATCACTGGGCCTTTTCGGGTGTCGGCCATGCCGAGCGCGAAGGCAGCGCTTATCGCTATGTGTCCCTGAACGGCACCCGGCTCTGATCTTGCCGCGCGGGCATGACAATCATCCCCGCGCGCAAAACGCCGAGGTGACACGAAATACAAAGCCGGGGCGCCGGAAGCTGCCGCACGGAAATTATAAAACATGACACCTTCCGGCGCCCCGTTCGGTTTCAAGCAGCGTCCCCCGATTCCTCTTCCAACGGTGGGCGGGACCCTTTCGGGGTGACACATGCGGACAGGCCGCCGTGCACGAAAGGCCAAAGCCAGTTGCCGCTCCTCTAGTGCCCCACAGGCACGCACCACTCTCTTTCAAGCGGCAGGGAAATCATTCCGACGCCTCCCTGAACGAAGGTTTGCGTCCCTCCTGCGTCCAGATACCGGTTGCGCCTCGTCGCGACGCCTCGCGATGCAGCCGATGGCGCAACGCAGGCATGGTGGCATGGTATCGTGACACGGGGATTGGCGGGGACTGAAGACCGACTATTACAGCGGCTTGACCTTGCTTCGGGTGCAGCCTATCTCGGACGGTGGGGCAATCCAAAGTGTGAGACGACGCAATGGAGTGGGGCGCATGACGCTGGTCAAAATCCGTAGCAAGTTGCGCGGCCTATATCTCGGCACCAGCACCCAGGCGATCCGTTTTCAGGTCGCAATGGCGCTCATCGATCTCGTAATTCTCATCTTCTTCGTGCTCGGCCCCTATCTCGGAAACGGGCGTTCCTACTTCATCATCGACTATGCGATCGCCTTCGTCATCGCCTGTGAACTCGTGGCCCGCATTCTCGTGGCAACCGACTTCAAACACTGGCTGATGCGGCCGATGACCTGGGTGGATATCCTTGTGCTCGGTACGCTGCTGTTTCCGCAGCAGCTCTCAAACTTCGCCTTTCTGCGCGCCTTCCGCATCTGGTCGCTCGGACAGAGCAAGGCTTTCGCCATGCTGATGACCCACGCCGGCTGTGCGCGATGGGGAGATGTTATCAAGGCGGTTATCAATTTCATCACCTTCCTGTTCCTCGTTACCGGCTTTGTCTACACGACCTTCTTCTACCACGACGCCGGCATCAACGGCT
This genomic stretch from Pararhizobium capsulatum DSM 1112 harbors:
- a CDS encoding chemotaxis protein CheW, whose amino-acid sequence is MTNALKMAGFDGETLEIIAFRLHDQEFCVKTTTIREIRGWAPSTPIPHSPPEVIGVMNLRGTVIPIIDLAHKLGMKSTAANERSAIVVAEVHNMVIGLVVDRVSDILTIQGSQVQPVPEITTSFDKSYAEGIIANETGMICFLNLARMFKEREMDDMAA
- a CDS encoding GNAT family N-acetyltransferase, whose translation is MSDVVILTVPVFSMLGNAGLNLRREVFVREQHVPADEEFDADDLTAIHFIAIKDGEVCGVLRFITKPEHVKIGRVVVRQDYRGEGIAKVMMKAAMETVIAQNDRRFHLDAQVDKVGFYEKFGFAAYGPEFMDGGMPHRAMKTY
- a CDS encoding translocation/assembly module TamB domain-containing protein, with the translated sequence MNRLVRILKAALRWFAYVIGVAVVAVVLVFLFAGFTAPGARMVATLIEKYASTPDQIVRITDPSALLTGDFTASTVTLFDSKGVYAEIRDVAIDWSPTALFSSRFDAQLIKAGSARLERLPIPSQETKEVRSTFALPLDVKIAALDLPEIVTGKEIAGTDQFLSLTGNLDATNTSIATSLAVAQRDQPDAKAIADIVFNPSANTLKLDATVNDISGGLLSRALELPGTPAVQIAVKGEGPLSDWAGKATASLDGTQILDLNARHIAGADGSRNVALTGGGTFASLLPENLRPLFEGNTDIDLAAVLYGGTRISIERGTLSSGALDIAASGTYDTAGKNDLQATLSGKNGPVELTIAGRQGDTKLAVNSAMLSLDGQADAAKLQLSANLAKATLPQGEIDAISLKARSDSFDLAGRNGPLQAHVETGAIRLGDPNLARLVKGPAKIDATLSVTPESIGFNPVTLESASVGGTLSGAYNLATGALETDFKLFALPDTLPPAIAAKVDTTIAATGKLQLAEGGAVSVSNLAVKSGTLELAGNATLEAGNLTAAITGTLPDLGKLLADASGTAAFKIDTSGAIATLGIKAEITSDGATLAGRTLSNLVVTANGTANPSSPLADITATGAIDGQTIDVKANLASDNNNITIPTMEATIGNNKLNGSLSLTPDFQPNGQLTFNLPDLALLAAMAGQKATGDLAGSVAIESSNGKTSATIRANGSGIERDGLKVVKPVADISIADLKALAITGTVSADEIVQGENRLTALKLGFAQQAGKTDFTLNGSYDETPLSASGALSSSQGRAEIALQSLTATLKGIPITLPASTAVAFENGAVQLKDLAIATKGGTLTVNGTAGQSLDLTATLVGTPQVEFTIPQEGGEIRTLINGATATLKGPLDALAIDATADVASLSLPQGEIGSVTLKAHSDAFNVSAQSGVITTRIDVGTARFADANIDRVVKAPIAIDTRLNIANRVIAFEPVTIDGTNLDGALNGRFALDGNMLSTTFSLEALPGALPPAAAAKFDAPIAITGRLATGQDGAVDVSNLQVKSTTVEAAGSVSLKSGQLQAALAGEVPNLGKVLADASGVARFKIDATGPLETPTIKAEITSSGATMAGRTLSDLVASIDATANPDSPQAKISATGAISGQAINVKADLVSKDGRTSIPTLEARIGDNTLTGSVNFTQDLKPNGSVTFNFPDVALLAAMAGEKASGDIAGSATIQTTDGKTSIALKASGSGIKRGDLVISKPAADITIADLSALAIHGNLSVEAFSQGVNRLTGLKLDFDQQGPKTNVSLDGNYDGAPLSLRGDVLSAAGKTTVNLASFSAAPRKIPVRLAKPTTITVQNSAVTLDTLTIGASGGTVTVNGTAGDKLGLDIKIAALPAALINTFVPSLGAEGAISGTVGVKGTTAAPAVSYDLDWNNANVAQARSAGVGALNIKANGQFANNTVDVRTTMSGAGGLSFRGGGKVGIAGNRAISMKFDGDLPFSLLSAILSQQGFTLTGNAKVDVAIAGTASAPLVTGTITTSGARFVDVRRNLAITNLAANVALDGRQARINELGGRLASGGNVSATGTVGIQPGSGFPADLSIRLDNANYIDGTLLTAHIDGTVTIKGSLIASPVVGGKVTITKAAITIPEKLPPSLSEIDIKHRHAPADVRRMQADLTKDTGGGGKSSGINFDLIVSAPNHLFIRGRGIDAELGGDLTIRGTASQPVVAGGFEMRRGRLEILGKRLTFTDGNITFGGDLVPALDLDATSSAGSTTITVNVGGLANNPTVTFASSPALPQDEILAQLIFNRSLSNLSAFQIAQLASAVAELAGGRSNSLLSGLRNKLGVDDLDISTDASGGAQVTAGKYLNDRTYLELQSGSEAGGGKAIINLDVGRGVKLRGEAGAEGTGGGIFYEKEY